A genomic window from Acinetobacter lwoffii includes:
- a CDS encoding Na+/H+ antiporter subunit C has product MISLEFLLASAIGLLTATGIYLILRARTFPVVLGLAMIGYAVNLFLFAMGRIQMNSPAVLTEASKVTDPLPQALVLTAIVIGFATTAFIVQLALRSRYESGTDHVDSKEEIPNLDPREDEP; this is encoded by the coding sequence ATGATCAGTTTAGAATTTTTATTAGCCTCTGCGATTGGCCTGCTGACAGCCACAGGCATTTATCTGATCCTGCGTGCCCGTACCTTCCCGGTGGTGTTGGGTCTCGCCATGATTGGTTATGCAGTCAACCTGTTTTTATTTGCCATGGGCCGAATTCAGATGAATTCGCCTGCAGTATTGACTGAAGCCTCGAAAGTGACCGATCCCCTTCCTCAGGCACTGGTGCTGACAGCCATCGTGATTGGCTTTGCCACCACTGCCTTTATTGTCCAACTGGCATTGCGTAGCCGCTACGAATCAGGAACAGACCACGTTGACTCCAAAGAAGAAATACCAAATCTTGACCCGCGCGAGGATGAGCCTTAA
- a CDS encoding monovalent cation/H+ antiporter subunit F, whose translation MTILPYALMICLGAITVSMLLCLIRLITGPSIVDRLLALDTLFLNATCLIVILGIYWSSSFLFEGALLVAMLGFVSTTALARYFTTGHVID comes from the coding sequence ATGACTATTCTGCCTTATGCATTAATGATTTGCCTAGGTGCTATCACTGTCTCGATGTTACTCTGCCTGATCCGACTCATCACTGGCCCTTCTATCGTGGATCGTCTGTTGGCACTCGACACCCTGTTCCTGAATGCCACCTGTCTGATTGTCATTTTAGGGATTTACTGGAGTAGCAGCTTCCTGTTTGAAGGGGCCTTACTGGTTGCGATGCTTGGCTTTGTTTCGACTACAGCCTTGGCACGTTATTTCACCACTGGCCATGTGATCGACTAG
- a CDS encoding ATP-binding protein, translating to MHIQALQLKHTLHFFDIQLQFNYPQCPVTLILGNQGTGKTTLLRFSYQALTWFAARYRDSRAAGLVMQDQDIMQNRLQSKIDIQIGFPEEMGSLPESSQSEPANLQSCSWQIYKTLNSQGLGFSKAETSQLESVLSLYQKARLHDPLLGLPLIAYYPAERFTNEVNLLNKNNPAILQSAHAYEITAIPFTTFARFFEWFREISDIENAQSAKLMDQILARALQQPEDIRGDELARQIEKAQAHLHAPNLAALKQALSLILPEVSQIYLKYQPKLQLMVTYQQQTFSFQQLPNSIRNWIALVGDIVRRLCLLNPNSLFPCQEGTGVLLIDAIDHQLDQEMAAVILSRLHQAFPNLQIIATGNRPELLEQAQGFQCLKLENKQLHPIHLESMKTQFDQIYAELELQRNKDLSSEDTLLETVTEPVTLLAVLQMIREQLNPEQQQELLALLAQEHHPTLPQSL from the coding sequence ATGCACATCCAAGCGCTTCAACTGAAACATACCCTGCATTTTTTCGACATTCAGCTTCAGTTTAATTATCCGCAATGCCCGGTTACCTTGATTCTGGGCAATCAGGGAACTGGCAAAACTACGCTTTTACGTTTTAGCTATCAGGCATTGACCTGGTTTGCAGCCCGTTATCGTGATAGCCGTGCTGCGGGTCTGGTGATGCAAGATCAGGACATCATGCAAAACCGGCTGCAATCCAAAATCGATATCCAGATTGGTTTTCCTGAAGAGATGGGCAGCTTGCCAGAATCCAGTCAGTCTGAGCCTGCGAACCTACAAAGCTGTTCATGGCAAATCTACAAGACTTTAAACAGTCAGGGGCTGGGTTTTAGCAAAGCAGAAACCTCACAGCTTGAAAGTGTGCTCAGCTTGTATCAGAAAGCCCGCTTGCACGATCCCCTGCTCGGCTTGCCCCTGATTGCCTATTATCCTGCTGAACGTTTTACCAATGAAGTCAATCTGCTCAACAAAAATAACCCGGCCATTCTCCAGTCCGCACATGCTTATGAAATCACTGCGATTCCTTTCACCACCTTTGCCCGTTTTTTTGAATGGTTTCGTGAAATCAGTGATATTGAAAATGCGCAAAGTGCTAAGCTTATGGATCAGATTTTGGCGCGTGCCTTACAGCAGCCAGAGGATATTCGCGGAGATGAACTGGCCCGGCAGATCGAGAAAGCCCAGGCACATCTGCATGCACCAAATCTCGCCGCTTTAAAACAGGCGTTGTCACTGATCCTGCCAGAAGTCAGCCAGATTTATTTAAAATACCAGCCCAAGCTGCAACTGATGGTAACCTATCAGCAACAGACCTTTAGCTTCCAGCAACTGCCCAACAGTATCCGCAACTGGATTGCGCTGGTGGGTGATATTGTGCGGCGTCTTTGTCTATTGAATCCCAATAGTTTATTTCCATGTCAGGAAGGTACAGGTGTTTTACTGATTGATGCGATTGATCATCAACTGGATCAGGAGATGGCAGCAGTAATCCTGTCACGCCTGCATCAGGCTTTTCCTAACTTGCAGATTATTGCAACCGGCAACCGGCCTGAATTACTAGAACAGGCGCAAGGCTTTCAATGTCTGAAACTGGAAAATAAACAGCTGCACCCCATTCATCTTGAAAGTATGAAAACCCAGTTTGATCAGATCTACGCAGAGCTGGAATTGCAGCGAAATAAAGACCTATCTTCCGAAGATACTTTATTGGAAACGGTCACCGAACCCGTCACACTGCTTGCAGTATTGCAAATGATCCGGGAACAGCTCAATCCGGAACAGCAACAAGAATTGCTCGCTTTACTTGCTCAGGAGCATCATCCGACGCTACCTCAGTCGCTCTAA
- the infB gene encoding translation initiation factor IF-2: protein MTDKSIKELALNVGSPVEKLLEQVREAGLPQRKADDIITTEQQDSLMSHVKKSQGSESQAGQITLKRKTTSTAKVASTSGKAKTINVEVRKKHTFVKPDPEQIKAEALAKAKAEQQAKAAPEQNTAQAASAEAPKTGVNNANKALEAMRAAAKQTSDKQEVSKAAVVVKRKSTNKPIVKQVVKPTETAEQKKAREAEAAKLKAVEEAARRKAAEEAQQRTLEQMRQMASKYTAEDTAATIRVVDDSPLAAGLVGQAYEDSFAKEDREIKRGTNTPSARAPKKGGRRGQEEQSFSKQPKRGLKTSQGNKHGFEKPVKKQVYDVEIGETIVVADLAAKMAVKVREVIKSLMKMGELVTQNQAIDQEIAALVVEEMGHNPVLVSDTQAEDNLLEAAEEARGAQSTRAPVVTIMGHVDHGKTSLLDRIRRAKVAAGEAGGITQHIGAYHVTTDKGMITFLDTPGHAAFTAMRSRGAKATDIVVLVVAADDGVMPQTAEAIDHARAAGTPIIVAINKMDKESADPDRVLNELTVKEIVPEQWGGDVPVAMVSAHTGQGIDELLDIISIQAELLELKASEEGAAQGVVIEARVDNSRGAVTSILVQNGTLKVGDLVLAGSSYGRVRAMTDENGQRIKSAGPSIPVEILGLPEAPMAGDEVLVVSDEKKAREVADARMDRERQKRLERQSAMRLENIMASMGKKDVPIVNVVLKTDVRGTLEALHVALAELATDEVKVRIIGSGVGAITESDVTLAESSEAVLLGFNVRADNAARQKADADSIDIRYYSIIYQLIDDVKAAMSGKLAPEHRETILGVAQVREVFHSSKFGAAAGCMVLEGVLHRNKPIRVLRDDVVVFQGELESLRRYKEVVEEVRAGMECGLAVKGYKDIKALDKIEVYDVQLIKRSL, encoded by the coding sequence ATGACGGACAAGTCGATTAAAGAGTTAGCCCTCAATGTGGGTAGTCCAGTTGAGAAGCTCCTAGAGCAGGTTCGTGAGGCAGGTTTACCACAGCGTAAAGCTGACGATATTATTACCACCGAACAACAAGATAGCTTGATGAGCCATGTGAAAAAGTCACAGGGTTCAGAAAGCCAAGCAGGGCAAATCACGTTGAAACGTAAAACGACTAGTACGGCTAAAGTAGCCAGTACTTCAGGTAAGGCGAAAACGATTAATGTAGAAGTTCGCAAGAAGCATACATTTGTTAAGCCGGATCCAGAGCAGATCAAAGCAGAAGCATTGGCGAAAGCCAAGGCTGAGCAACAGGCCAAAGCTGCGCCTGAGCAGAATACAGCACAAGCTGCTTCTGCTGAAGCTCCAAAAACTGGCGTAAATAACGCGAATAAAGCTCTAGAAGCGATGCGTGCTGCTGCAAAGCAAACCAGCGACAAGCAAGAAGTTTCTAAAGCTGCAGTTGTGGTAAAACGCAAATCAACCAACAAGCCGATTGTGAAGCAAGTTGTTAAACCAACTGAAACCGCTGAACAGAAAAAGGCACGTGAAGCAGAAGCAGCAAAATTAAAAGCTGTTGAAGAAGCAGCACGTCGTAAAGCGGCTGAAGAAGCGCAGCAACGTACGCTTGAACAAATGCGTCAAATGGCGTCTAAGTACACCGCGGAAGATACTGCTGCAACGATTCGTGTTGTTGATGATTCTCCTCTGGCTGCCGGTCTTGTTGGTCAGGCATATGAAGACTCATTTGCGAAAGAAGACCGCGAAATCAAACGTGGTACGAATACGCCGAGCGCGCGTGCACCGAAAAAAGGTGGTCGTCGTGGTCAGGAAGAGCAAAGCTTCAGCAAACAGCCTAAGCGCGGTTTAAAAACCAGTCAAGGCAACAAGCACGGCTTCGAAAAACCTGTGAAAAAACAGGTTTACGATGTTGAAATCGGTGAAACGATTGTCGTTGCTGACTTAGCTGCGAAAATGGCAGTTAAGGTTCGTGAAGTGATTAAATCACTCATGAAAATGGGTGAATTGGTTACTCAGAACCAGGCGATTGATCAAGAAATTGCTGCACTTGTTGTGGAAGAAATGGGCCATAATCCGGTACTGGTTTCTGATACACAAGCTGAAGATAACTTGCTTGAAGCAGCTGAAGAAGCACGTGGTGCGCAATCTACGCGTGCGCCTGTTGTTACCATTATGGGTCACGTTGACCATGGTAAAACATCGCTGCTTGACCGTATTCGTCGTGCAAAAGTGGCTGCTGGCGAAGCGGGCGGTATCACACAGCATATCGGTGCTTACCATGTAACTACTGATAAAGGTATGATTACATTCCTTGATACTCCGGGACACGCAGCATTTACTGCAATGCGTTCACGTGGTGCGAAAGCAACAGATATCGTGGTTCTGGTTGTTGCAGCAGATGATGGTGTAATGCCACAAACTGCAGAAGCAATTGACCATGCACGTGCTGCAGGTACACCAATCATTGTTGCAATCAACAAGATGGATAAAGAATCTGCTGATCCAGATCGCGTATTGAATGAATTGACTGTGAAAGAAATCGTGCCAGAACAATGGGGTGGTGACGTTCCAGTGGCAATGGTTTCTGCACATACTGGTCAAGGCATTGATGAACTTCTTGATATTATTTCGATTCAAGCTGAACTTCTAGAGCTTAAGGCATCTGAAGAAGGTGCTGCACAAGGTGTCGTAATTGAAGCACGCGTAGATAACAGCCGTGGTGCAGTAACATCTATTCTGGTTCAAAACGGTACATTGAAAGTAGGTGATCTTGTTCTTGCCGGTTCATCTTATGGTCGCGTTCGTGCGATGACGGATGAAAATGGTCAGCGTATCAAATCTGCAGGTCCTTCGATTCCAGTGGAAATTCTGGGTCTTCCAGAAGCGCCAATGGCAGGTGACGAAGTTCTTGTGGTCAGCGATGAGAAGAAAGCACGTGAAGTTGCCGATGCGCGTATGGATCGTGAACGTCAAAAACGTCTTGAGCGTCAATCTGCAATGCGTCTTGAAAACATCATGGCGTCTATGGGCAAGAAAGATGTGCCTATCGTAAATGTTGTGTTGAAAACTGACGTACGCGGTACCTTGGAAGCCTTGCATGTAGCACTTGCTGAGCTTGCGACTGATGAAGTTAAAGTACGTATCATCGGTTCTGGTGTAGGTGCGATCACTGAGTCTGACGTGACACTGGCTGAATCTTCAGAAGCAGTTCTACTCGGCTTTAACGTACGTGCGGACAACGCTGCGCGTCAAAAAGCAGATGCAGACAGTATCGACATTCGTTACTACTCAATCATCTATCAATTGATTGATGATGTGAAAGCAGCAATGAGCGGTAAGCTTGCACCAGAACATCGTGAAACGATTCTGGGTGTTGCACAAGTACGTGAAGTATTCCACTCAAGTAAGTTTGGTGCGGCTGCGGGCTGTATGGTACTTGAAGGCGTATTGCATCGTAACAAACCGATTCGCGTATTACGTGATGATGTGGTTGTGTTCCAGGGCGAGCTTGAATCTCTTCGTCGCTACAAAGAAGTGGTTGAAGAAGTTCGTGCCGGTATGGAATGTGGTCTTGCGGTGAAAGGCTATAAAGACATCAAAGCACTTGATAAGATCGAAGTGTACGATGTTCAACTGATTAAACGGAGTCTTTAA
- a CDS encoding Na+/H+ antiporter subunit E, translated as MAVSFLQRWFPHPLVSVIVGLSWILLAHNLEAGTLLFALVLAIVIPKMVAPFIDYTPNIQWAPAVRLFFVVVWDIVVANIKVAKLVLGPTKNLHPKWFRVPLETEHEEVNALLAMIITTTPGTVSAGIDQDRGDILVHALSTEDEAAEIETIKQRYEQPLIEIFSAQTGEKA; from the coding sequence ATGGCTGTATCATTCCTGCAACGTTGGTTCCCGCATCCGCTAGTTTCTGTGATCGTTGGGCTAAGCTGGATTCTACTGGCACATAATCTGGAAGCTGGAACATTGCTTTTCGCGCTGGTTCTGGCGATTGTCATTCCGAAAATGGTTGCACCTTTTATTGACTATACCCCGAATATCCAGTGGGCTCCTGCCGTGCGCCTTTTCTTTGTCGTGGTTTGGGATATTGTAGTAGCCAATATTAAAGTCGCAAAACTGGTACTTGGTCCAACCAAGAACCTGCATCCAAAATGGTTTCGCGTGCCTTTGGAAACCGAGCATGAGGAAGTCAATGCCTTGCTGGCAATGATCATTACCACAACGCCCGGTACAGTATCTGCAGGCATTGATCAGGATCGTGGTGATATTCTGGTTCATGCCTTAAGCACAGAGGATGAAGCAGCAGAAATCGAAACAATCAAACAGCGCTACGAACAGCCTCTGATTGAAATTTTCAGCGCACAGACAGGAGAAAAAGCATGA
- a CDS encoding Na+/H+ antiporter subunit G codes for MSLILEILVSIFLLIGAFFMLVGGIGMVRLPDLFMRLHAPTKSSTLGLGSFLMASILFSAIYGRFGFAEVLITLFAFITAPVSANLMAQAALHLRLRSLSGEVPETLERPLPWQRSRRRTFYEKKINRNDDFD; via the coding sequence ATGTCCTTAATTTTAGAAATACTGGTGTCGATTTTTTTATTGATTGGTGCTTTCTTTATGTTGGTCGGCGGGATCGGTATGGTCCGTCTGCCCGATCTGTTTATGCGTCTGCACGCCCCGACCAAATCCAGTACTTTGGGCCTGGGCAGCTTTTTGATGGCCTCAATTCTGTTCTCGGCCATATATGGCCGTTTCGGTTTTGCTGAAGTGCTCATCACCCTGTTCGCCTTCATTACCGCACCGGTATCTGCCAATCTGATGGCACAGGCTGCATTACATTTGCGTTTACGCTCTTTGAGTGGCGAGGTTCCGGAAACGCTGGAACGCCCTCTGCCTTGGCAGCGCTCACGCCGTCGTACCTTTTATGAAAAGAAAATCAATCGTAATGATGATTTCGATTAA
- a CDS encoding monovalent cation/H+ antiporter subunit A, whose translation MDTSVLPIIILLPLVLGTTLVSWLKQFSRGVTALGAIGVSLSSFLLLLSQAPAIFDGAVMTQTWSWLPQLGIDFSFRLDSLGLLFALLISGIGTLIYIYAYYYLNPKNSLSKLYLLLMLFMAAMLGISLSNNLIILLVFWELTSISSFLLVGYWSNYEAAQRGSRMALTITGMGGLAMLGGFVLLGQITGTYQLDQILMMTEQIQSHHLFVPTLLLILLGAFTKSAQFPFHFWLPNAMAAPTPVSAYLHSATMVKAGLFLVARLLPIFAGAALFHNIVTFVGLFTLCMAAFFAIFKEDLKGLLAYSTISHLGLIMCLLGIGSPLAVAAAIFHIINHATFKAALFMIAGIIDHESGTRDLRKLSGLWQLLPFTATLTMITAASMAGVPLTNGFLSKEMFFTELVASLSGPLMVGSAIVATLAGIFAVAYSIRLVHGVFFDGPLGKQVPNKDAHEPAFGMRAPATLLAILCILVGLLPALLVEKIVNSTTQATTQNFAFEGTHLALWHGFNLPLLMSVISLLGGTIFYFSLAKGGVLREIDLDPKLGRLQGRVLFDLFLKNLLLNSRRFRRSTENGKLQSYLLWIVIFTVGLVGLPLLSNAVGTGTRELTHAPALAIILWLLLFSSCWMLLWFHHERIKAVLISGAVGLVVTMVFIGFSAPDLALTQITVDVVTTVLLLMSLSLLPQLTPYESSPTRRWRDAIIALGGGLGIAAIAWLIMTRDHNSISWFFLQQSIPLGGGTNVVNVILVDFRGFDTFGEITVLGIAAIGVLSLMDGMRAHGTTMTQGLTYRFNPSPLMLRITASWILPVALVVSLYIFLRGHNLPGGGFIAGLVTSLALIIQYIAVGQDKTEQLLGAKSGRLYEIWIGIGLTIAGLTGIAAWFWSRPFLTSAHIYVSPPIIGEMHLASAALFDVGVYVTVVGATMLMISVLGDSRHSSMTGPVPRG comes from the coding sequence ATGGATACGAGTGTGCTGCCGATTATTATATTGTTACCGTTAGTATTAGGCACAACCCTTGTCTCGTGGCTGAAGCAATTTTCGCGCGGGGTAACGGCTTTAGGGGCAATTGGTGTCAGCCTCAGCAGTTTCTTATTATTATTGAGTCAGGCGCCTGCCATCTTTGATGGTGCAGTGATGACCCAGACCTGGTCCTGGCTGCCCCAGCTCGGCATTGATTTCAGTTTTCGCCTGGATTCTCTGGGATTGCTGTTTGCCTTGCTGATCAGCGGAATTGGCACCCTGATTTATATTTATGCCTATTATTATCTCAATCCAAAAAATTCACTGAGCAAACTGTATCTCCTGCTGATGCTGTTTATGGCGGCGATGCTCGGAATTTCATTGTCGAATAACCTGATTATCTTATTGGTTTTCTGGGAACTGACCAGTATTTCATCCTTCTTGCTGGTAGGTTACTGGAGCAATTACGAAGCGGCGCAACGTGGTTCGCGTATGGCTCTGACCATTACCGGAATGGGTGGTCTGGCGATGCTGGGCGGTTTTGTCCTGCTCGGTCAAATCACCGGCACTTATCAGCTTGACCAAATCCTGATGATGACTGAACAGATTCAGTCGCATCATTTATTTGTTCCAACCTTGTTGCTGATTTTACTCGGCGCCTTTACCAAAAGTGCGCAGTTCCCGTTTCACTTCTGGTTGCCCAATGCCATGGCTGCACCGACACCGGTCTCTGCCTATTTGCACTCGGCCACCATGGTCAAAGCCGGTTTATTCCTGGTCGCACGTTTGCTCCCGATCTTTGCCGGTGCTGCACTGTTTCATAATATTGTGACCTTTGTTGGTCTGTTTACCCTGTGCATGGCCGCCTTCTTTGCCATTTTTAAGGAAGACCTGAAAGGCTTGCTCGCCTATTCCACCATCAGCCATTTAGGTCTGATCATGTGTCTGCTCGGGATTGGTTCACCATTGGCTGTTGCAGCAGCGATTTTCCATATTATTAACCATGCCACCTTTAAAGCGGCACTGTTTATGATTGCCGGCATCATCGATCATGAATCCGGGACTCGTGACTTACGTAAACTGTCTGGCCTATGGCAATTACTGCCATTTACCGCCACGCTGACCATGATCACGGCAGCATCCATGGCGGGTGTACCGTTGACCAATGGTTTCCTGTCTAAGGAAATGTTCTTTACCGAACTGGTCGCCAGTTTAAGTGGTCCACTTATGGTCGGCTCTGCTATTGTCGCGACACTGGCCGGGATTTTTGCGGTGGCTTATTCCATTCGACTGGTGCATGGAGTCTTTTTCGATGGTCCGCTAGGCAAGCAGGTCCCGAATAAAGATGCACATGAACCTGCCTTTGGTATGCGCGCACCGGCCACTTTGTTAGCAATTTTATGTATTTTAGTCGGTCTATTACCGGCTCTTCTGGTGGAAAAAATTGTCAACAGCACTACTCAAGCCACCACCCAGAATTTTGCCTTTGAAGGCACTCATCTGGCGCTTTGGCATGGTTTCAACCTGCCCCTTCTGATGAGTGTGATTTCTCTGCTCGGCGGAACAATCTTTTACTTTTCTCTCGCCAAAGGTGGCGTCTTACGTGAAATCGACTTGGATCCAAAACTGGGTCGCTTACAGGGCCGGGTGCTGTTCGATCTATTTTTGAAAAATTTGCTGCTGAATTCACGTCGTTTCCGCCGTTCCACTGAAAATGGCAAATTACAAAGCTATTTATTGTGGATTGTAATTTTTACCGTCGGGCTGGTGGGGCTCCCATTACTCAGCAATGCGGTGGGTACAGGTACGCGCGAGCTGACCCATGCTCCTGCCCTGGCGATTATCCTGTGGTTACTGCTGTTCTCTTCCTGCTGGATGCTGTTGTGGTTCCATCATGAGCGGATTAAAGCGGTACTCATTAGCGGTGCAGTCGGCCTGGTCGTCACCATGGTCTTTATCGGCTTCTCAGCGCCCGATCTGGCATTGACCCAGATTACGGTCGATGTGGTCACCACGGTTCTGCTCCTGATGAGTTTATCTTTACTGCCTCAGTTAACACCGTATGAATCGAGTCCGACCCGTCGCTGGCGTGATGCCATTATTGCCTTGGGCGGCGGTCTCGGGATTGCGGCAATTGCCTGGCTGATCATGACCCGTGATCACAATTCCATTTCATGGTTCTTCCTGCAACAGTCCATTCCTCTGGGCGGCGGCACCAATGTGGTGAATGTGATTCTGGTCGATTTCCGTGGTTTCGATACCTTCGGCGAAATTACTGTACTCGGCATTGCGGCGATTGGTGTTCTGAGCCTGATGGATGGCATGCGTGCGCATGGTACCACCATGACTCAGGGCCTGACCTATCGTTTTAACCCATCCCCGCTGATGTTGCGTATTACCGCATCCTGGATTTTGCCGGTCGCGCTGGTGGTCAGCCTGTATATCTTTTTGCGTGGCCATAACCTGCCGGGCGGTGGTTTTATTGCCGGACTAGTGACTTCACTGGCACTTATTATTCAATATATTGCAGTGGGACAGGACAAAACCGAACAGTTGCTTGGCGCCAAATCCGGTCGCCTGTATGAAATCTGGATCGGGATCGGCTTAACGATTGCAGGGTTGACCGGAATCGCGGCCTGGTTCTGGTCACGTCCATTCCTGACCAGTGCACATATTTATGTCTCTCCGCCCATCATTGGAGAAATGCATCTGGCTTCGGCTGCACTGTTTGATGTCGGCGTCTATGTCACTGTTGTCGGTGCGACCATGCTGATGATTTCGGTCTTGGGCGATTCACGTCACTCAAGCATGACTGGCCCCGTACCAAGAGGATAA
- a CDS encoding monovalent cation/H+ antiporter subunit D: MTDLLNFWNQHTPIFSILLPAFTAFVLVLLGNPGSGSLATDWRQPWRRGISYVSSILGLIIAVSYLVDSSQGQINVYTLGEWVAPFGIVLVLDQLSAMMLVLTYALAVPVLWYASKEWDMRGRYFHAMVHFLLMGLTGAFLTGDLFNLFVFFEILLMASYVLLLHGQGKARFQLGIHYVTINLFASALFLIGLGMIYGSVGSLNMADVARLMPTLAEDQHKLAVAGGLMLFVVFGIKAAMLPLGFWLPKTYAVATTPVAALFTIMTKVGVYAILRINGTVFDDEYSHQILMNCLLVIGLITSVYGVICAIGTERLRRFIGFMVLSSVGTILVAIGMNTTAAWAGALYYMVHSTLIGAAFYILSGWITSQRGEFKDHFKIAPLMKQNKLVSIVYFIIALMMAGLPPFSGFFGKVFILQASANSDYQMIIILTILLVSFLSILAFTRVGFVLFWRSTRPEDDLNSEDFHKYEALPSKAPARNDRVIYLLLAGLTAYVVFAGPIYQYNYQTAEQIKNNPVYEAALLKRDAEGQFISVQPFDPSYLPETKYGGETVDPNAHLVPYTISEATLEGENISEFKQRQIDQQYVEQNRYDDNQLKPVEGP; this comes from the coding sequence ATGACTGATCTTCTCAATTTCTGGAATCAACATACCCCTATTTTCAGTATTCTTTTACCGGCCTTTACCGCTTTTGTCCTGGTTCTTTTAGGCAACCCGGGTTCAGGCTCTCTGGCGACGGACTGGCGTCAGCCCTGGCGTCGGGGTATCAGCTATGTCTCGAGTATCTTGGGCCTGATCATTGCTGTCAGCTATTTAGTAGACAGTAGTCAGGGTCAGATCAATGTTTATACGCTGGGCGAATGGGTCGCACCTTTTGGTATTGTACTGGTTCTCGATCAGCTCTCTGCGATGATGCTGGTTTTGACCTATGCCCTTGCAGTGCCGGTGCTCTGGTATGCCAGTAAAGAATGGGATATGCGTGGGCGTTATTTCCATGCCATGGTGCATTTCCTGCTCATGGGTTTGACCGGTGCCTTCCTGACCGGTGACCTGTTTAACCTGTTCGTGTTTTTTGAAATATTGTTGATGGCATCCTATGTACTACTGCTACATGGACAAGGCAAGGCCCGTTTCCAGCTGGGAATCCATTACGTCACCATCAACCTGTTTGCTTCTGCCCTGTTCCTGATTGGACTCGGGATGATTTATGGCAGTGTCGGCAGTCTGAATATGGCAGATGTGGCCCGCTTGATGCCTACCCTCGCTGAAGATCAGCACAAGCTGGCGGTTGCTGGTGGATTAATGCTGTTTGTCGTGTTTGGAATTAAAGCAGCGATGTTACCGCTCGGCTTCTGGTTACCCAAAACCTATGCCGTAGCCACCACACCTGTGGCAGCACTCTTTACCATTATGACCAAAGTCGGGGTGTATGCAATTTTACGGATTAATGGAACTGTTTTTGATGATGAATACAGCCACCAGATTCTGATGAATTGCCTGCTGGTGATTGGTCTGATTACGTCGGTTTATGGCGTGATTTGTGCAATCGGCACAGAACGTCTGCGCCGTTTTATCGGCTTTATGGTGCTGTCTTCAGTCGGAACAATTCTGGTAGCAATCGGTATGAATACGACTGCAGCCTGGGCCGGTGCATTGTATTATATGGTGCACAGTACCCTGATTGGCGCAGCCTTTTATATCCTGTCAGGCTGGATTACCTCACAGCGCGGCGAATTTAAGGATCATTTTAAAATCGCGCCACTGATGAAACAGAACAAGCTGGTTTCGATTGTCTATTTCATCATTGCCTTGATGATGGCAGGCCTGCCACCGTTTAGTGGTTTCTTCGGTAAAGTCTTTATTTTGCAGGCTTCTGCCAATTCAGACTATCAGATGATTATTATCCTGACCATTTTATTGGTAAGCTTCCTCAGTATTCTGGCCTTTACCAGGGTTGGTTTCGTGCTGTTCTGGCGTTCGACCAGACCTGAGGATGACCTTAATTCTGAAGATTTTCACAAATATGAAGCTTTACCAAGTAAGGCACCGGCACGTAATGATCGTGTAATCTATCTATTGCTTGCTGGCCTGACTGCCTATGTGGTGTTTGCCGGACCGATCTATCAATATAATTATCAGACTGCGGAACAGATTAAAAATAATCCGGTTTATGAAGCTGCCTTGTTAAAACGCGATGCAGAAGGCCAGTTTATTAGTGTGCAACCTTTTGATCCAAGCTATTTACCTGAAACCAAGTACGGTGGTGAGACAGTCGATCCGAATGCACATCTGGTTCCTTATACGATTTCGGAAGCCACTCTGGAAGGTGAAAATATTTCTGAATTCAAGCAACGCCAGATTGATCAGCAGTATGTTGAACAAAACAGATATGATGATAATCAACTTAAACCGGTGGAGGGACCTTAA
- a CDS encoding ribosome-binding factor A, whose amino-acid sequence MAGSQRLKRMADTVQRELSELIRQELKDPRLGGLVTISAVKVSPDLGYAEVYVTVMGRELGDEQSQEANKETLDVLNKASGFLRHELSRRIKTRITPRLRFHYDKTNAYGNYMFGLIAEAVKDLPEAEAKKDDE is encoded by the coding sequence ATGGCGGGTAGTCAACGTCTGAAGCGTATGGCGGATACAGTACAACGCGAGTTGTCAGAACTGATCCGTCAGGAGCTGAAAGATCCACGCTTAGGTGGTCTCGTGACCATCTCTGCGGTGAAGGTGAGCCCAGACCTGGGATATGCGGAAGTTTATGTCACTGTGATGGGACGTGAACTTGGCGATGAGCAAAGCCAAGAAGCCAATAAAGAAACTTTGGATGTGTTGAACAAAGCATCTGGTTTCTTGCGCCATGAGCTGAGTCGTCGTATCAAAACCCGTATTACGCCTCGTCTACGTTTCCATTATGATAAGACCAATGCATATGGTAACTATATGTTTGGTCTGATCGCTGAAGCAGTGAAGGACTTACCTGAAGCTGAAGCAAAAAAAGATGATGAATAA